tttttttccccagtcactCAGCTACCATGGTGGAACAATCATAGGGCACACTTACACTCAACTGAAGTaaacttcaaacaaaaatacaattagCAAATACAGAGCATGCTATAGCAAAACGCAGGCTGAACATAAAATGATACCTCTTAGCTTGACTCTTCCAtctcattacatttttattcagaataCTAAATACTACTAGTAATGCACTTTCAGTTGTGCCTTTAAGGGCGTTCTCCCATCATGCCCTGTCAGCTATAAATCTGCCTGTGTCAGCTGCAACTTTACTCAGTCAGTCTGCCTGGCCCTCTGAGTTGCTACTTTATTCATCAAGTAAGTGTTTAACTTCGTAATTctggtttccccccccccagtttagAAGTTTGCTAAAGGGATTCAGTTAAGACAAGCTCAACAGCAGGTCAATTTAACTTTGCTGTAACAGGGTAATTTGAGTCggggttttttcagtcttaCCTGAATAGCGAGgtgaaaaaagacaaacacaaaaaaagttaagattATACGTAAGTTAGCTCTATAATTAACACAAAGACTAGTCACAAATAAGTTGTAGCATCtggaggggttttgtttttcagagacaTTAGTTTAACAGGAAAAGTATACCTAGCAGTGAGCTGTTGTTGTGTGCTTACATGTAAGTTAATACTGAAACAGTAATGAATCTTGTTTCTTTATTCAACATGCACCAAACAAATagatttaaatgcatttattctcTCTGATTTTTATCCATGCTACAAATTGCAAATATAGTATAAAATAGATTCTCCCCTGTAAGAAAATCTGGTTCCTGTTATgacaaaaatacagtattaaagatttgttttaaaaataccaacTTTATATATAAAGTTATAAGTAAAAACCTAACATCGGTGGTTGGTTTCTGTATTAAGCCAAAGATCCATCAGAAGTCTACAAGAACCTAAACAGGGAATGTCTTATTCTTGTGGCTTATCTCCAGGTACAGTAAGAAATAGTTGCTGTTACAGGTGCACGACTAAGCAGCTGCTTTCCCTCGTCTACTGGGCAAACATTAAAAGATCTTTAATGCCAAGTGTGACAAGTGGCTTTACTTCTCACTGTAGTCCAGAGTATAAAATTTGCTCATAATCTTAATAAAATTGGTAGGCTGACCTTTTGGGTTGAGTCATGTTAGAAGGATAAATACAATTTAGTAGAGTCTGGAACTCTActtaaacttttaaataaaatgttgaatTAATAAGCTGCTGCAAGAAGTCATGCAGCGTTTTTCAAGCACTTGTTTCCTAAAAGAATCACAAGAGAAGCAATGCTGGCTTTTCTGCATTCATTCTGAAAACTTAAGTCTTCTCTACTTAAGAAGGTCAAGTGAATGTTTTCTGCACTGTTTTAAATACTGGCACATTTCATAGAAGCATGTTACCTAGAATTTGGAAACTTGTTCCTTGTGCCACCTACAGTTTAATTCTGCAGTAGGCTGAAAACCTTAGCTTGAACAAACAAACTGCAAACAAGTTGTTTGACATGCTTTAGAAAATCTGTAGATGCATAGATGTAGCTCCATCCTTCCACTTGTTAACATGGTCTGAAATAACAGTTCTGCAGAGTGGACACGTTTTTTCTCTATTAAACCATAAAGAGATGCATTCTTCACAAAATGTGTGCTGTAATGAAAAGAATAAGAACTTAGAGCTTCTAAGCTCTTCCATTTATAAGATGgtatattattttcaaattctgaTTTCTAAAAATAGTCAGAAGGCATataaactttgtttaaaatattcttaagtTGGCAAAAAGTAATTCTGATTATGTGTATTACCTGACAGATGAGCAGAATAGGCTTCTGAAATTCAGCTTGGCAGATTGAACAAATATCATCCGATTCAGAACATTGTCTCTTGCTAGCTGTCACCCCATAGTGCTGTAAACCAAGGTATTTTCAGCAGACATTTGTTTCTGGGTGAGAGGGGGAAagccccaaaacaaaaataccaggATAGAAAGGAACTGGGAATaagggctgccctgctgggaaACCTATCAATCCCTAATCCAGTGAAATGTTGTTAagttttttaatagttttcttGGGGCCTAAAGTTTATATGCTCCTACTTACCACACTGCCTAGCTAGTATCTTCCCCTGATCGCAGTTTCTGGAAGAATCtagcagttttcttttaacagtgaCCTCTGAGCAAAACACTCTGGTAAGTTTCAATTTGATCAAGATGGCActtaaaaaatgagaagtgCAGTACTTTTAAATGATGTTGTGCTCCTAAACGTTCTATACATTTTACTGAATGAATAGCAGACTGGAAACAATACCTCTTACTAGAGAAAGATTATCTAAAAACTTACAGTTCTAACAGAGGTTACTTGCATGTCAATTATTTTGGCAAGTTTCAATTCTGACTGTATTTCAGCATAAAGCTCTGCCTGCATCCACCCAATATTTATCCCAGTTAAAAAGTAGGAAGCAAGACAAAAAGGGTATCTTATTTCACATACGTTTATCTGAAGAGACATGCACAATaggttttttaatgttgtttggttttttttgttgttgttcagaTGACAATGTAATTATGTATTCAAGGAATTCAGACTGTGAAATGAGAGAACCAGTATACAGGGTTTTCTTCAATAATGCCGTTGTCTATTGCCAGAACAATGCAAATATAGGAgtgaggtatttaaaaaataagtattttcatgTAAATTGGGGGTTTTGTCATAAAAGAATTCAGTACTCACTGGTCGTGTACAAAATATCCGTAAGACCTGCCTGAAGTTTCTCAGTTGTCCAAAAAAGCTCAAAAgctgaaatgggaaagaaaacccaagtTATGCTTAGAATTTTTCTGTGTGAACTGAAAAGCTTCCAAGTGTGCAGTTTCCAACACTAGAAGTCTCACCCTAGTTTGATGTTGGCAGGAACATAAGCAAAACTATAGTTCAGACTGACCCTACTTTGGTTGTTTAATATGtaccaaacaaaaagaatttaacccaaagtttttttttccccagtaggTATCtgctctttaaaagaaatacagtgttAAGGTTTGAAATGAAGTACTCAAGTGCCAGTCTGTCAGTATTATTATCATATACGCAATAGTCTTTAGGCTTGTAATTAAGATACTGTAGcattataaagtattttttcatgttcaAAGCCAAACTTGAACTGAGTCTGGTTACATTTGGTGCAGATTAGCTCTTTGGTGAAGTAGACAGCCAATATGAACACTTAATTTTAACTTGTTGAGCATCACACAGGATACTCTATCAGAGAGAAAATCTAGCTTCCTGGAAAATGCTGATTCTTTTAGCCAtgaattttaaactatttttgcaAGCTCTTTTCCTTGATACCTGGTAACAGTCGTCTTAGTGTCTGATGTGAGGGGACCTATAGTAACAGTGTTCTTTGTTGTGCAACCCCAGTGCATTCCCAGAACAGATGCAGGAAAAAGATGATTTATCGTGGCCTGAGCCGGTTTTCTATCAGTTTTGGAAGGCCGTATCAGTTGCGCTGAAGCATCCACTTGCAAGTCAGTTCAAACACAGGGgacctttcagaaatgttagTTCATATGTCTCTAGCCCTCTAGTGATAATTAGTGCAAAATAGTTTGAGAGGAATGTAAAGTTTACCTACTTTTAGGATGAGGTAGAGAAGGCCCAGCAGTATCCCAAGGGTCCATCCTAGTACACTGTCCAGCTCCCCATAGCCAATAAGATAACGGAACCAAACTGGTATGGGGACAAACATACGGTAATACTGGCAGAGTTCTTCTAACAGCATGTACCAGTAGCCCTAAGCAAGACATGCAAAGGAATCGCTCAagatttaaaacacaaaggatttttaaaatatagagaaaagatgcatttttattctttttgagAAACTTATAGTTCTCCCATAGTATCTTGAAACAGCTAAATATGAAGCgtgaaaaagaatgaagacCAGATGATGAGTCTCACCACAACTGTATAAAACCAAAATTGATTGCTGTACTGCAGAAAATCAAATTAACAGACTGAAATAGGATGGCTTTTTCAGATGCCTACCTACTTAACAATGATATCACACTTAATTTCgtaagcattaaaaaagaaaataaaagttacataaaaaaggaaagtaagaCAAATTTATTCCTATAGATCAGCTTGTCGTTAAGAGTAGTGTCCTGCATTCAGGATTAAAAAATGAGAGTAAGGGTCATTCTTTTATTAACATACATAAATTACAAACTGTTTTCCTGTAAATGTTATTTCATGCCTGTGTAAGGAACCTTATCTTGTGTCAATTAGGTCCTATATAGGATGGGGTGATAAGAAAATTGGAGGGGCCAGGAAAGAAGCCTAGGGTGTCTGGACTGAACAGGTAAATGGAGTTCAGTGACGCCCTAAAAATTACTGAATAATTACAAAGCACAAGCATCCTGCACAGAGcactgtgtgtgtatgtgcatgtgcaaTCACCGGTATTTAGCTTAGctcttaatttatttccttaagTTAGTCTTTAAAACTGTACTTATAACAAAGAAGTGTTCTTTCTATAATGTATACTGGATAATGCCACAATTTGCCAATATTGACCAGATTCCTTCTTTAATTTAGCCACAGTATAAGTCACAGTTGGTGTAATGGAATTTTCACTAGCTGTATTTTGGATGTTATACCACTAgctgtagaaagaaaagaaaaaaaaaaaaaagagagatctTGATTATAAATTGGTATTTAGCGAAATCAGTTGTACCTGAGAAGAACTTGTTCTGGTACATTTTAAGAGATAAAACCTACCAAAACATCCTCTTAAATGCTACCATGTACAAACCATacttgttaatttttcttttttaaccagTACTAGTGTTTGCTATTTTGACATAAACTTTAATGGGTTTTGTCTGTCTCACCTCAGGAACCAAATAAATACCCCACCAACCACTGTAGGCATCTGTGAAAATTTATTAAACTTCACTGATCTGAGGATTTAAGCTATGATCAAATTCACATTGATCTCACACAATTATTAAGTttattaagaaaaggaaaattctgaattatttattcaagagacagaaaaaacaggTGTTTGCATGCACAGATCTTAAAATCTTCTCGTGTCAGTTAGTGTCGagcatgtaaaaaaatgtactgTGCTTCCGCCGCTCGATGCTGACTGCCTGTATACAGATTCGTACATTGCAGCAAATAAAAGGTTTCTTCATCTCCCCCActcagagacagaaataaaccCATTTATCCAACGACATAATACAAGTAATTGTTTCAGATCAGACTGTAAACCTTCCTCTTAGCACCAAGCAGGGAAGAACATGAAATCCACAGGGTTTTCTTGCCCACAGTGTAGTGATGGATTATATACAgacctttaattaaaaagactTTTCTCTTTAATAGTTAGCTAATTTGACCGTAAAAGAATCTTCCTAAGGAAGCAAAAAATATAGCTTGTTTCCTTACCTTGGATTTAAAGGACATCATAAAAGAAGGCACCAAGAGAATAAAGCACTTGAAGCCCATGAAGAGGAATTTCAGAATAAAGTCTGTGACTCCCACAATCCAAAGTACCTCCCAGAAGTTCATAAAATCCACAGTAGGTTTTAAGAAGATTAAGCTACAAAAAGAAGTATCAGAAGTTACCGGAGTACCCTATTTAGAGGAAAGCATAACTAGAGATTATCACAGCAGGTTTAATTAGAAAAGGAAACCTGGTTTACACAGAGGGAAAATATTTGCTAAGAAAATGAACTCTTTATTGTAAATTGATCATTTATAATCTCTGACAGCCTTTCTATTTTTGAACCTTCTTTCCTGTATCCTCATCACAACCTCCACCCTCTAGAGACAGGCTTGCTGTCTCTTTAGCAATACAGCCTTTGACTGATTTGCAGCCAAGACCGTACCTACAGAAtgctaaggggaaaaaaatataaattggaCACAAACTCCATGGAGCCATATTCAGTATTCTGAAGGCAAGGCGGTAGGGTCAAACCCAGGTGCATTCCCCATGGTATAGTAGTGCTATTACATTGAGTATGGGGTCTAATCTTGCAAATTTCTACATATTATTGTTAAGGACAGCACCTGTTCAGTCTGGCAGAAGAGGAGGATTGgagattaaaatgaaagagaaactgATGCTGCaactaaagaaaaacagcagcagcccatATAAAATGTTCCCAGTTAACATTTGAGTAATTTATGATGCGAGTAGAGATGTTCCTCTACTTACTTACCTGTAATACAGTGACTGAGAATGAAAGGTGTAATACAAGAGGAGAGATGATCCAGTTAGGTATACTAGTAACCAAGCACACTGCAACTTGGAGCACCGTTCCTGTAAGATAATTGTAAAGATGTATTACAGTCCTTGCATCACTATCAGCATCTGATCTCCAAAGTTCTTATGTCTGTTGCACCTGAACTACTAGAGGATTTTTTATCTTAGCGGTTTAAGGCCAAATAAAATAGAGAGCTCAATAGAAAGgtaaaacagtaattttaatgttttcaacATAACAATTTCTATGTATAtcaagtttttttctaaaaacacaaccaaaacccaccccacTCTGAAGAAACACCAGATTTTCCTTTGGGAGTgaacagaaacagctgaaaggtTAAACTGTCAAGCCCTATTTGATTCCAGAAATATAGTTAAGAAGTTCTTCCATAAATTTCAAAAAACTTCTATCAGTTGAAGTGATTTCAATATTCAAAGGGAGGGGGGGCTGGAAATCCTTGAATTTTGCAGACCTTGCGCATCTGAGAAACTCTACACTGTACAAAAGCATTAAGACTTTCCATCTTGAAACCCTTGACACCTAGTATTATTAGATAAATAATACAGTATCTCCATTGACATTTGTTTCAAATACTGATGGATAAAGGTCTTGGTTAACTTACAGATTTTTGGTGCATAGGGTGATACTTACTCTTAGAAAAACCTGATTTACTATGCTTTTGTTTGCATACATATAAGTTGTTAGCAGCCCAATTCCAAGAGAAATGCCTATTAGGAAAAAAGGGTCAGTTatacacaagaaaataaaaaaaacccaaaactgaactgGGTTAAAAAAACAGCCACTTCTTATATGTCTTTGTAATTACAATTAATCACTCAGACTGTCAAGCCAGAATAATTAAGCACATTGTACATGTGccagcaaaggaaacagaagccACTGAAATGTAGTTTAGTAAATCTCTTTCTGatgaataaagcaaataaaaataaagctaaagaTAAATCGAATTATATTTCAGGCATGGTTATTAGTATATATCTTTGGGGGAGGGTCTGTTCCCTCAGACCTTATTTTGTTATACTCTACCAATTATATGCTGCATGATCAGTTTGACACACAGAATCAAGATATACGGCAGACTTTTGTGCAGCCACTGGAGGAGGTATCTGAGCTCTGAGAGGGAGCTGCCGCTGTGTTCCTCTGAGTCTGGAGCAGAATCATCGAGCCCTGCTGCTTCGCTGTGGGCATGTCCGTGTGAGCGACTTTGGGAACCTGGCCTCGAGTGCCGGGAACTCGCATTTTCTCTGGATTCTCCCACAGCAGAATTTAGCTGTATGCGAATATCGCTGCTATGATGGCACGAGCCCTCTCCTGACAGCCTTGCTGCGTGGGTGCTCTGAGATGAAGAGTCATCACCGCTGCCTTGGATGTTGTGGAGGTGACTGCAGTTTGGTTGcatggtgggatttttttgggtCCAGATTCTTGCTCTTTTGTCTCCTAGAGTGGGACATAAAAAGTCACAGTTGAAGGAAGAGAGAACTAgttcaggggggaaaaaaacccaaaaaaaccaacacaaaaatacAATAGATTGTACTGAGTGACTGTCTACGTGAAGATTGTCTTTCTGGGAAATGCTGTTGCTCTGTGTTCTGAAAGCTTGGCATGCTGGGTTTGCACCCAGTCTCCACCGGGCAGCTTTCTGTGTGCCATATTAAATGACTTCCTTTCATTCACATGCAGATTTTCTAGCCTGCAGTGAACCTGGCTGCCTTAGTGAAATCTCAAGTTGCTTCAGTGCAGATTggaacagcaaaagctgctgaatAGGAGCCCAGCGCTCACTTGTATGGAAGAGATCTTGGAAGCACTGTGTAATTTCACAAAAATAGTAACAGTAGTAGGCCAGAGAAGGAGCAaacagggatgggaaggaggcaAAGAGCACATTTACATGCATCCATAAAATGGTAAACATTTGTTCAGACACGTCTAGTCAAAA
This genomic interval from Falco peregrinus isolate bFalPer1 chromosome 2, bFalPer1.pri, whole genome shotgun sequence contains the following:
- the RNFT1 gene encoding E3 ubiquitin-protein ligase RNFT1 isoform X1, whose protein sequence is MQPNCSHLHNIQGSGDDSSSQSTHAARLSGEGSCHHSSDIRIQLNSAVGESRENASSRHSRPGSQSRSHGHAHSEAAGLDDSAPDSEEHSGSSLSELRYLLQWLHKSLPYILILCVKLIMQHIIGISLGIGLLTTYMYANKSIVNQVFLRERCSKLQCAWLLVYLTGSSLLLYYTFHSQSLYYSLIFLKPTVDFMNFWEVLWIVGVTDFILKFLFMGFKCFILLVPSFMMSFKSKGYWYMLLEELCQYYRMFVPIPVWFRYLIGYGELDSVLGWTLGILLGLLYLILKLLSFFGQLRNFRQVLRIFCTRPHYGVTASKRQCSESDDICSICQAEFQKPILLICQHTFCEECISLWFNREKTCPLCRTVISDHVNKWKDGATSMHLQIF
- the RNFT1 gene encoding E3 ubiquitin-protein ligase RNFT1 isoform X2; this translates as MQPNCSHLHNIQGSGDDSSSQSTHAARLSGEGSCHHSSDIRIQLNSAVGESRENASSRHSRPGSQSRSHGHAHSEAAGLDDSAPDSEEHSGSSLSELRYLLQWLHKSISLGIGLLTTYMYANKSIVNQVFLRERCSKLQCAWLLVYLTGSSLLLYYTFHSQSLYYSLIFLKPTVDFMNFWEVLWIVGVTDFILKFLFMGFKCFILLVPSFMMSFKSKGYWYMLLEELCQYYRMFVPIPVWFRYLIGYGELDSVLGWTLGILLGLLYLILKLLSFFGQLRNFRQVLRIFCTRPHYGVTASKRQCSESDDICSICQAEFQKPILLICQHTFCEECISLWFNREKTCPLCRTVISDHVNKWKDGATSMHLQIF